The nucleotide sequence TTTTATCTATAAGTACTTTAACTTGTACATCTTCCAATATATTGATATAATTATAGCATACTCTTCTTTTATAGCCTATAGTATCATATTCATCAGTATAATAATATTGACGGGTAAGGCCATTTTTGAAAATATAGAACTTTAAGTATGATTAATCCGTAAAGTATTGTAAATAAATTAATTGTGATAGGAGCTTGTTTATGTTTTTTCCTGATGATGTCTTTTCCGTTTCCTTTGGGTTTATATTTAATATTGTGCCCCTACTTGTAATGTTAGGTTTTATATTTGTCTTCGGTATGATTATTGTCAATGCAATTAAAGGAGCTAAGCAATGGAATTATAATAATTCTCAACCGGTTTTAACTGTTGAGGCAAGAATAGTTACAAAAAGGGCAGATGTTTCTACCTATCATCATAGCAACCATAATGACATTGGACACCACCATCATCACTCCAGCACCACATATTACGTTACCTTTGAAGTACAAAGCGGAGACAGAATGGAGTTTAGAGTTAGTGCTAATGAATATGGCATGTTGGTAGAAGGAGACTTCGGTAACCTTACTTTTCAAGGTACCAGGTACTTAGGCTTTAACAGAATTTTATCATAGACTATAAAAAGAGTTAATGACTAGTAAATATCTAATCATCAACTCTTTTCTAAATTAATACTACTGTAAGTCTATTAAATCCACATTATCTAAATACCCATAAGTATTGTAGCTGTCAATCATCCACTTACCGGTAGCTTCATCATAGTACATATTTAAGGTAAGGATATCCCTATTATCATAATCAATAAAAGTATACTCTGCACCTACATATATAGTAAACATATCTCTTCCTGTGTTATTATCCTTATAAACATACAACGCCTCTCCATTTATGTAAGCCTTATTAAAGATGTAGTCCTCTGGTATATCCCAATAATTATTCCTTTCAAACTCATACTTACAATTATCTGTGGCATTGACCAATAAGTCTTTGTTAAGAGAGCTTTTTGCCGTATAATAGGAGACAATAAAATCTTTAATATAGGGTGCTGCAGACTTTATAAAATCTGAATCCTTTATTTTAAACTCTTCTATGAAAAAATCATAAAACATGTCATCTGAGTTATAATCAATTGAAACGAGGTTTCCCCATGGGTATTTTTTAGAAAATACTATTGTTCTGTTATTATCATCAGGAAAGGGTCCTATCTCGCTGCCTTCCAAACCAATCTCCATGTTTGTTTCCATACCATCCACAGATACTTTTAAACTATCTGTACTTGCATAACAGTATACCGTCTTGAGGTTAAAGTCTGCATAATAGGAAAATTCATTATTCGTAAGCTCTACCTTTTCTTCAATAACTGAACTACCAAACTCATTTTCATATACAAACTCCAACTTGTAACTTCCAGGTATAAAAGGACCATATTTTTTTACAACTCCATCCTTTTGACTTTTGCCTATAGATACTCCATTTAACTTAATATTGACCCCTTCATAATTTGAAGACAGTTTTAGATATTGCGGTTCAACTTCCATAACATATTTCTTGAACACAAGAAGTGTTCTTCCATTCTCTGTCATGGAAAAGTTTTCGAACTTTCTGCCCTGTGACAATTTTTCTATCAACTCTTCTTTAAAATACTCATCTTTATTTATGTATTTCAATAGAATCTCTGTACTAGCTTCGTCAATTTTCATGTCCTCCTCTGAGGAATATAAATATTTTATAAGTTCCTTTGCGTCATTTTCGTTTATGGCTTTTTCAATTTTCTTTACTACTTGTCCTTCGCTGGTTATGTATCTACCTATACCAAAGAAAGCTCCCCCTCCTAATAAAATTAGAATGATGGCTGATATAGCTATTTTTAGGCCTAGGCCCATAGGTTTTCTTGGAGCTTTTATCTTTGTAACGTTCATTGCCGGTACAGGTCCACCAAAAGACACAGGGTTTTGCTGATAGTTGTAGGTATTTTCTACTGGCACATTTTGAGTATCACCTAAGTTGTCTGTATGTACTGATTGCGGTTCTACTGAAAGAGGCACTTGCCCATTATTATCAACTACCATTAAATTCTTTCCACACCTTTGACAGAACCTTTGCCCTTCTTGTAATTGTTGTCCGCAATTCCCGCAGAATTTCATAATTTTACTACCCCACCTTATTTTATAACTTTAACTAAATTATATCAGATATACCTACTACTATCAAACAAAAGGTCCAGTTAAACTGGACCTACCTTTAGTAATTATAAAATTTTTTTAATATATAATAAGCTAACTTTTTATATTTTTTATCTGCTGATAACAAACCTTTCAGATTATATCCCTTTTGATATTGGTTTGTCCTTCTCGGACTCCTAAAATCATATAAAATCCATGGACTAATTCCTCTGATATAGGGAACATCCTTTATTATTTTCAACTGCTTTCTATATACATCTGCCTGACAATCTTCGGTAAAGAACTCATCTATGGTTCCCATGTGGCCAGATAATGCTTCTGCTCCAAATTCCGCAAGGATAACTGGTCTGTTTGGTCTGCTGTTCCTAAAGGCTTCTATAAGGAGATTAAAATTACCATTATACCACCCGTAATATTCATTTATGCCTATAATATCAAGATACTGGATCAACCTGTCACTTATTATATTTTTCTCAGCATTTATTAGGCATCCTGCAGATACCAGTCTTGTATCATCCATATTTTTTACGGTATCTACCAGTTCTTTCATGAATACAAGCCTAGCATCTGTATCGATATTTTCATTACCGATAGACCATATTATAACACTGGCTCTATTATAATCTCTTATCATCAGCTCGCATAACTGATTCTTTGCATCCTCCAAGGTGGCAGAATTATCAAAGTCTACAGCCCAATTAACCGCAATTTCCTCCCAAAGCATAATTCCAAATTGGTCTGCAGCCTCAGTTATTTTCTCTGAATGAGGATAGTGGGCAAGTCGCACAAAATTGCAGTTTAATTCCTTGGCCAATTTTATATTTTCTATTATTTCTTCTTCACTTAAAGCTTTTCCATTTTCTATACTGTCTTCATGGCAGCATATCCCCTTCAAATAGATACTTTGTCCATTTAGATAAATTTCTGTACCTTTCACACTTATTTCTCTAAATCCAACCTTATCCATTACAAAGTCATCTCCGTATTGGACTTGAACAGTATAGAGGGTAGGGTTGTCCGGACTCCATGGCTCCAATTGAACCTTCAGCTCCATTTCACCTCTACCGTTATTAACGTTAAACTCCTTTTTTACTCCCAAATCCGGTATAGTCAATAATGCCTTCCCGTTTAAATTATTACCATCCACCTCTACTGAAATCTTTATTTTTTGAAGGTTTGTCCCATCTACCACATTAGCTCTAAAGGTTTTTATAAAGGTTTGAGGTAATCTTATTAGTTCTACGTCCCTGTATATACCACCATAATTAAACCAATCTCGGTTGTCTGTAGGTATACTCTCTCTTCTTCTTATATTGTTTACTACAACATGTATTCTATTTTCCTCTAAAAGTCGGTCTGTTACTTCTATATAAAAAGGCGTAGATCCACCTTTATGATATGCTATAAATTCTTTATTTAAAAATATCCTGCATTGATAATTCACTGCACCAAACTTTAGGAATACTCTATCTTCACTTTTCTTCAAGTATTTAAACTTTCTTGTATAAACCGCTGTGCCCTCATAATAAAAATACTTATCATCAGCCATGTTCCAGCAAGCCGGTACATATACCCTCTCCCAGTCATCAAAACTGTAATCACAAGGTAACTCTCTTCCTTCTTTGTCCTTTGAATTTTCTTTGAACCATTCTGCCCTTAAAAAGGTATCATATGGGTCGATTAGGAAGTTCCAATAACCATTGAGCTTTTCCTTTGTCCTAAATCTGTCATAAATCATACTTTCATATGTAACAATATTATGACTATACTTACTATTGTACTCATTGTTATAAATGTGTTTTAAATATCCATTGCCATTAGGCTGCATTTTTAATTGTCCCCCTAAGTTATGTCCAATCTAAGTTGAACTTTCTATAGTTTCAAAAATATTATATCACATCCTAATATGTATGTGTATGTGCTCTATTTATGCTGACATTGATTATTCTTTAACATTTTCTATCTAAATTTTGAAGGACTTTTAGATTTTATGAAGAATTAATACATGGAAGAATTTCATAGAAGGAGTTGTTAAGTGATGAAATCTTTAAAGGGAACAAAAACAGCTGAAAATTTAATGAAGGCATTTGCAGGGGAATCACAGGCAAGAAACAGATATACATATTATGCATCTGTAGCAAAGAAGGAAGGCTATGTACAAATAGCAAACATTTTTACTGAAACAGCAGATAATGAAAAGGAACATGCAAAGAGATTCTTTAAGTTCTTAAATGAAAGCTTAAATACTGAAATGGTTGAAATAACAGCTTCTTATCCAGTTGGACTAGGAGATACCAAAGCTAATTTGTTAGCTGCTGCTAACGGTGAAAATGAAGAATGGGTTGACTTATACCCAGAATTTGCAAAGGTTGCTGATGAAGAAGGCTTCCCTGCAGTAGCACTAGCTTTCAGAAAAATAGCAGAAGTTGAAAAGCATCATGAAGAAAGATATAGAAAATTATTAGAAAATCTTGAAAATAACAAAGTGTTTAAGAAGGATACTGAATTAATGTGGAAGTGTAACAACTGTGGGTACATCCATGTTGGTGAATCGGCTCCACAAACATGCCCAGCTTGCCTACATCCACAAGGCTATTTCGAAGTATTAGCAGATAACTTCTAAAAAAGTTGCCCTCTTGGGCAACTTTTTATTGGTTAAAAGTTTTGGTGTACATTATCCAGATTACCAAATTTACTATACTGTCCAAGCCAAGCAAGCTTTACTGTACCTACCGGGCCATTTCTTTGCTTAGCAATAATGACTTCAGCAATATTTTTATCCTCAGTTTCCTTATTGTAATATTCATCTCTATAAAGGAACATAACTACGTCAGCATCCTGCTCAATAGAACCGGATTCTCTAAGGTCAGACAACATTGGTCTGTGGTCTGCTCTTTGTTCAGGAGCACGGGATAACTGGGACAATGCTATAACGGGACACTGCATCTCCTTTGCAAGAGCCTTGATAGATCTGGATATTTCAGAAACTTCCTGCTGTCTGTTATCACTACCGGGGCTTCCTGACATAAGCTGAAGGTAGTCAATCATTATTAGATCAATTCCATGCTCCATCTTTATTCTTCTGCACTTTGACCTCATTTCCATAACAGAAACTCCGGCAGTATCATCAATGTATATCTTAGCTGCTGCAAGAGGTCCGGAAACTCTGGCGATGCTTTCCCAGTCCTTATCATCTAAGTTACCGGTTCTAAGCTTCTGAAAGTCAACATTTGCCTGGGAACAGAGTAATTTATAAGCCAACTGTTCCTTTGACATTTCTAATGAGAATATAACCACACTTTTTCCGCACTTAAGAGCTGCATGCTCACAAAGATTTAGAGAAAAGGTTGTCTTACCCATAGAAGGTCTTGCTGCTACCAAAATCATATCGCCCTTTTGGAAACCAGAGGTCTTATTGTCTAAATCTCTAAAGCCAGATTCAATTCCTGTAAACTGCCCCTTATTATTGAACAGTCTCTCAATTTCTAAAAAACCTCTTTCCAAAACTGCACTAATAGGTTCAAAATCACTTGTAGATCTCTTTTCTGAAATATCAAATATTCTCTTTTCAGCTAGATCTAATACACTTTCTACATCATCCTGTCTTGCATAGCAATCCTCTATTATCTCTGTAGATGACCTTATTAATTTTCTTAGCATTGACTTTTCCTCTACAATCTTTATATAGGATTGTAGATGAGCTGTCGTTGGTACTGAATCACTTATTTGCGTAATATATGTGATTCCCCCTGCTGCCTCTAATCTATCAGTAGCTTGTAAGTGTTCAATGAGCGTAACTAAATCTATAGGAGTATCCTTTTGGAACAATTCTACAATAGCTGAGAAAATAACCTTGTGGGAATCCCTATAAAAATCTTCACTTTTTAAAACTTCCACAGCCTGAGCTATGGAAGCCTTATCAATAATCATTGAGCCAATAACGGATTGCTCTGCATCTATATTTTGAGGAAGGCTTCTTAGTATGGGGGCTACCTGAGCATTAATCTGACTGCCGGCATTTTGTTGATTATTCTCCACACTTAATCTCTCCTACTACTATAGTTTAAAATACATATTTCATCAGTTCTTCTATATCAGAAACTGCTTTTACTTCTATGTCTCTAAGTCCCACAGGAACTTCCTTATAATTATCTTCTGGAACTAATACGAGCTTAATTCCCTTTCTCCTAGCACCATATACCTTCTCAAAAATTCCGCCTACAGGTTTTATTTTTCCTCTAAGGGAAATTTCTCCGGTTATAGCAACATCTTGCCTTATAGGCTTATTTAACAGTGCGCTTATAATACATACTGTTATTGCTGCTCCGGCAGAAGGACCATCTATTCTTCCTCCACCAATTACATTGACATGAACATCGTAGTCCTTAATGTCCTTATCAGTAATTTTTCTTATAACCGAAGCAGCATTAAATACAGAGTCCTTTGCCATTGAACCTGCAGTATCATTAAATCGCATTTGACCTGCG is from Clostridium thermarum and encodes:
- a CDS encoding DUF2500 domain-containing protein is translated as MFFPDDVFSVSFGFIFNIVPLLVMLGFIFVFGMIIVNAIKGAKQWNYNNSQPVLTVEARIVTKRADVSTYHHSNHNDIGHHHHHSSTTYYVTFEVQSGDRMEFRVSANEYGMLVEGDFGNLTFQGTRYLGFNRILS
- a CDS encoding TcaA 3rd/4th domain-containing protein — protein: MVVDNNGQVPLSVEPQSVHTDNLGDTQNVPVENTYNYQQNPVSFGGPVPAMNVTKIKAPRKPMGLGLKIAISAIILILLGGGAFFGIGRYITSEGQVVKKIEKAINENDAKELIKYLYSSEEDMKIDEASTEILLKYINKDEYFKEELIEKLSQGRKFENFSMTENGRTLLVFKKYVMEVEPQYLKLSSNYEGVNIKLNGVSIGKSQKDGVVKKYGPFIPGSYKLEFVYENEFGSSVIEEKVELTNNEFSYYADFNLKTVYCYASTDSLKVSVDGMETNMEIGLEGSEIGPFPDDNNRTIVFSKKYPWGNLVSIDYNSDDMFYDFFIEEFKIKDSDFIKSAAPYIKDFIVSYYTAKSSLNKDLLVNATDNCKYEFERNNYWDIPEDYIFNKAYINGEALYVYKDNNTGRDMFTIYVGAEYTFIDYDNRDILTLNMYYDEATGKWMIDSYNTYGYLDNVDLIDLQ
- a CDS encoding glycoside hydrolase family 2 protein, yielding MQPNGNGYLKHIYNNEYNSKYSHNIVTYESMIYDRFRTKEKLNGYWNFLIDPYDTFLRAEWFKENSKDKEGRELPCDYSFDDWERVYVPACWNMADDKYFYYEGTAVYTRKFKYLKKSEDRVFLKFGAVNYQCRIFLNKEFIAYHKGGSTPFYIEVTDRLLEENRIHVVVNNIRRRESIPTDNRDWFNYGGIYRDVELIRLPQTFIKTFRANVVDGTNLQKIKISVEVDGNNLNGKALLTIPDLGVKKEFNVNNGRGEMELKVQLEPWSPDNPTLYTVQVQYGDDFVMDKVGFREISVKGTEIYLNGQSIYLKGICCHEDSIENGKALSEEEIIENIKLAKELNCNFVRLAHYPHSEKITEAADQFGIMLWEEIAVNWAVDFDNSATLEDAKNQLCELMIRDYNRASVIIWSIGNENIDTDARLVFMKELVDTVKNMDDTRLVSAGCLINAEKNIISDRLIQYLDIIGINEYYGWYNGNFNLLIEAFRNSRPNRPVILAEFGAEALSGHMGTIDEFFTEDCQADVYRKQLKIIKDVPYIRGISPWILYDFRSPRRTNQYQKGYNLKGLLSADKKYKKLAYYILKKFYNY
- the rbr gene encoding rubrerythrin; translated protein: MKSLKGTKTAENLMKAFAGESQARNRYTYYASVAKKEGYVQIANIFTETADNEKEHAKRFFKFLNESLNTEMVEITASYPVGLGDTKANLLAAANGENEEWVDLYPEFAKVADEEGFPAVALAFRKIAEVEKHHEERYRKLLENLENNKVFKKDTELMWKCNNCGYIHVGESAPQTCPACLHPQGYFEVLADNF
- a CDS encoding replicative DNA helicase, whose protein sequence is MENNQQNAGSQINAQVAPILRSLPQNIDAEQSVIGSMIIDKASIAQAVEVLKSEDFYRDSHKVIFSAIVELFQKDTPIDLVTLIEHLQATDRLEAAGGITYITQISDSVPTTAHLQSYIKIVEEKSMLRKLIRSSTEIIEDCYARQDDVESVLDLAEKRIFDISEKRSTSDFEPISAVLERGFLEIERLFNNKGQFTGIESGFRDLDNKTSGFQKGDMILVAARPSMGKTTFSLNLCEHAALKCGKSVVIFSLEMSKEQLAYKLLCSQANVDFQKLRTGNLDDKDWESIARVSGPLAAAKIYIDDTAGVSVMEMRSKCRRIKMEHGIDLIMIDYLQLMSGSPGSDNRQQEVSEISRSIKALAKEMQCPVIALSQLSRAPEQRADHRPMLSDLRESGSIEQDADVVMFLYRDEYYNKETEDKNIAEVIIAKQRNGPVGTVKLAWLGQYSKFGNLDNVHQNF